From the genome of Campylobacter suis, one region includes:
- a CDS encoding NAD(P)H-dependent oxidoreductase has translation MNYLEILKFRHACKVFDESKKIGAGEFNFILEAGRLSPSSTGLEQWDFLVVQNKELREKIRALSWNQVQITSCSHLVIVLAKISDIKIHSHYVADMIARRPDKTPEERAGRVAFYQGFLSSNFKDNEELIFQWSHEQCMIAATNMMNAAASLGIDSCPIEGFDRAGLNELLGLNPSDKRVAIVVPFGYRLNSQPQKYRRELSDVVKWIN, from the coding sequence ATGAATTATTTAGAGATTTTAAAATTTCGCCACGCATGCAAGGTCTTTGATGAGAGCAAAAAGATAGGCGCAGGCGAGTTTAACTTCATCCTAGAGGCAGGCAGACTAAGCCCTAGCTCTACAGGGCTTGAGCAGTGGGACTTTTTAGTCGTGCAAAACAAAGAGCTACGCGAGAAGATCCGTGCCCTATCGTGGAACCAAGTACAAATCACATCTTGCTCGCACCTAGTTATAGTTTTAGCTAAAATTTCTGACATAAAAATACATAGCCATTATGTTGCCGATATGATAGCACGCAGACCTGATAAGACGCCTGAAGAAAGAGCTGGCAGAGTGGCTTTTTATCAGGGTTTTTTAAGCTCAAATTTTAAAGATAATGAAGAGCTGATATTTCAGTGGTCGCATGAGCAGTGTATGATAGCTGCGACAAATATGATGAACGCAGCTGCTAGCTTAGGCATTGATAGCTGCCCGATCGAGGGCTTTGATAGAGCGGGGCTAAATGAGCTTTTGGGGTTAAATCCAAGTGATAAGCGTGTCGCCATCGTCGTACCATTTGGCTACAGACTAAACTCTCAGCCACAAAAATATCGCCGCGAACTTAGCGATGTAGTGAAGTGGATAAACTAA
- a CDS encoding MOSC domain-containing protein codes for MARLKALLLGEVKNYGDKNSKNPLNKPWVSAIFKVVQEGEIFANTLGFVGDSVADTLHHGGAEKAIFANSLQNYSEWEKFLGLKNLAYGAMGENLTIDGLCEDSVCVGDIHEIGSLVLQVSQPRKPCSKLSKRWGNPDMTAYIAKSGLSGWYYRVLNEGSCKAGDEVKVVQKDSVGMSIAEINRLFHQTDQNLHLLNKFNLLTALTPSFIDAMKTKLDGSYNADFMKVL; via the coding sequence GTGGCTAGACTAAAAGCACTTTTGCTTGGAGAGGTAAAAAATTACGGAGATAAAAACTCCAAAAACCCACTAAATAAACCGTGGGTTTCAGCCATTTTTAAAGTCGTGCAAGAGGGTGAAATTTTTGCTAACACTCTTGGTTTTGTAGGAGATAGTGTGGCTGATACCCTTCATCACGGTGGTGCTGAAAAGGCGATATTTGCAAATTCTTTACAAAACTATAGCGAGTGGGAGAAATTTTTAGGACTTAAAAATTTAGCTTATGGTGCTATGGGCGAAAATTTAACCATTGATGGTTTATGTGAAGATAGTGTTTGCGTAGGCGATATTCACGAGATAGGCTCGCTTGTTTTGCAAGTTAGCCAGCCACGAAAACCCTGCTCAAAGCTTTCAAAACGCTGGGGCAACCCTGATATGACAGCTTATATCGCTAAAAGTGGCTTGAGCGGTTGGTATTACAGAGTGCTAAACGAGGGCTCATGCAAAGCTGGAGATGAAGTAAAAGTAGTGCAAAAAGACAGTGTGGGGATGAGCATTGCTGAGATAAACAGACTATTTCATCAAACTGATCAAAATTTACACCTATTAAATAAATTTAATCTACTTACTGCTCTTACGCCATCTTTTATAGATGCGATGAAGACAAAACTTGATGGCAGCTATAATGCTGATTTTATGAAAGTTTTATAA
- a CDS encoding heavy-metal-associated domain-containing protein yields MKKIALLAIMSSFLFAEQTHQLNIPNMGCEHCVKQIENAVINMPGYKSMSFDLQTKDVNITTDKNTSLSQVIKAIKSSKEKKFKVGVK; encoded by the coding sequence ATGAAAAAAATCGCACTTTTAGCGATCATGTCTAGCTTTCTTTTTGCTGAACAAACTCATCAGCTAAATATCCCAAATATGGGCTGTGAGCACTGCGTAAAACAGATAGAAAATGCTGTTATCAATATGCCAGGGTATAAGTCGATGAGTTTTGACCTGCAGACAAAAGATGTAAATATCACAACCGACAAAAACACGAGCCTATCGCAGGTTATAAAAGCTATAAAAAGCTCAAAAGAGAAGAAATTTAAGGTTGGGGTAAAATAA
- a CDS encoding alpha/beta fold hydrolase yields MKILAILSLFLSLAFSAELRYFMQDENSPKFSQNYGDNGGKFALSDGVKIYYETYGKGDVIVVLHGGGLGSMQEMGGFIDELRKTHKVIAISTRGHARSDIGAKPFSLKQRADDIMAVLNAENVSEPVSLLGFSDGGYAAYSFAVHFKDYAKKLVTIGAGEVLATNKRFVFNQNEWQNYDAKFIAQQKSLMSEPHRYDEFLKMYEDMWNGLVINKEIFTRIQAKTLIINGQNDPNSHLLTAINAYQSIPNASIAIIVDTSHACFLENFDAVWAVVKPFLK; encoded by the coding sequence ATGAAAATTTTAGCCATTTTATCACTCTTTTTAAGCCTTGCTTTCTCAGCAGAGCTTCGCTACTTCATGCAAGACGAAAACTCACCAAAATTTAGCCAAAACTACGGCGACAATGGCGGTAAATTTGCCCTAAGCGATGGCGTAAAAATTTATTACGAAACATACGGCAAAGGCGATGTCATCGTGGTTTTGCACGGTGGCGGACTAGGCAGTATGCAAGAGATGGGCGGCTTTATAGACGAGCTTAGAAAAACGCACAAGGTTATCGCCATCTCAACCCGCGGACACGCTCGCTCAGACATTGGAGCTAAGCCATTTAGCCTAAAGCAAAGAGCCGATGATATAATGGCAGTTTTAAACGCCGAAAATGTGAGTGAGCCTGTTAGTTTGCTCGGATTTAGCGATGGTGGATACGCGGCATATAGCTTTGCCGTGCATTTTAAAGACTACGCCAAAAAGCTCGTTACCATCGGTGCTGGAGAGGTGCTTGCGACAAATAAACGCTTCGTTTTTAACCAAAACGAGTGGCAAAACTACGACGCAAAATTTATCGCTCAGCAAAAGTCGCTGATGTCTGAGCCACATCGCTACGATGAGTTTTTAAAAATGTATGAAGATATGTGGAATGGGCTTGTCATCAACAAGGAAATTTTTACTCGCATTCAAGCCAAAACGCTCATCATCAACGGGCAAAACGATCCAAACTCGCATCTTTTAACAGCGATAAACGCCTATCAGAGCATACCAAACGCGAGCATTGCCATCATCGTAGACACATCACACGCGTGTTTTTTGGAAAATTTTGACGCAGTTTGGGCGGTAGTGAAGCCATTTTTAAAATAA
- the typA gene encoding translational GTPase TypA yields the protein MENIRNIAVIAHVDHGKTTMVDELLKQSGTFNEHQSVGERVMDSNDIERERGITILSKNTAIRYKDTKINIIDTPGHADFGGEVERVLKMVDGVLLLVDAQEGVMPQTKFVVKKALSLGLRPIVVVNKIDKPAGDPERVINEIFDLFVALDANDEQLEFPVVYAAAKNGYAKLNLDDENVNMEPLFETILANVPAPSGSDTNPLQLQVFTLDYDNYVGKIGIARIFNGKVAKNQNVMLAKADGSKTTGRISKLIGFMGLERADINEASTGDIVAIAGFEALDVGDSVVDPANPMPLDPLHIEEPTLSVVFAVNDGPLAGTEGKHVTSNKIDERLQNEMKTNIAMKYENVGEGKFKVSGRGELQITILAENMRREGYEFLLGRPEVIVKEIDSVKCEPYEHLVIDAPDDCTGTVIEKLGKRKAEMTSMSPTGDGQTRIEFEIPARGLIGFRSQFLTDTKGEGVMNHSFLEFRPLSGTVEHRTNGALVSMENGVTLAYSLYNLQDRGVLFLDPQAKVYIGMIIGEHSRPNDLDVNPIKGKNLTNVRASGSDDAIKLVPPRRLSLERALEWIEDDELVEVTPINIRVRKRYLDPTERKRKSKA from the coding sequence TTGGAAAATATACGAAATATCGCCGTCATCGCACACGTCGACCACGGTAAAACAACAATGGTAGATGAGCTTTTAAAACAATCTGGTACTTTTAACGAACATCAAAGTGTTGGCGAGCGTGTCATGGATAGTAACGACATTGAGCGTGAGCGTGGTATCACGATACTATCAAAAAATACAGCTATCCGCTATAAAGATACAAAGATTAATATCATTGACACCCCAGGACACGCCGATTTTGGTGGCGAGGTTGAGCGTGTGCTTAAGATGGTCGATGGCGTTTTGCTTTTGGTTGATGCACAAGAGGGCGTTATGCCTCAAACAAAATTTGTGGTAAAAAAGGCTCTTAGCCTAGGTCTTCGTCCGATAGTGGTAGTAAATAAGATCGATAAACCAGCTGGCGATCCTGAGCGTGTTATAAATGAAATTTTTGACCTTTTTGTGGCACTTGACGCAAACGATGAACAACTTGAGTTTCCAGTAGTTTATGCGGCTGCTAAAAACGGCTATGCAAAGTTAAATTTAGATGATGAAAATGTCAATATGGAGCCACTTTTTGAGACTATTTTGGCTAATGTTCCAGCTCCAAGCGGAAGTGATACAAATCCACTTCAGCTTCAAGTTTTCACACTTGATTATGATAACTATGTTGGAAAGATAGGCATAGCTAGAATTTTTAACGGTAAAGTTGCTAAAAATCAAAATGTTATGCTTGCAAAGGCTGATGGCTCTAAAACAACGGGTAGAATTTCAAAGCTTATCGGATTTATGGGACTTGAAAGAGCTGATATAAATGAAGCTAGCACTGGCGATATCGTGGCTATAGCTGGCTTTGAAGCTCTTGATGTTGGCGATAGCGTAGTTGATCCGGCAAATCCTATGCCACTTGATCCGCTTCATATCGAAGAGCCAACTCTAAGCGTAGTTTTTGCTGTAAATGACGGTCCGCTAGCAGGCACAGAAGGTAAGCATGTTACATCAAATAAGATTGATGAGCGCTTGCAAAACGAGATGAAGACAAATATTGCTATGAAGTATGAAAATGTTGGAGAGGGTAAATTTAAAGTAAGTGGTCGTGGCGAGCTTCAGATAACGATACTAGCTGAAAATATGCGTCGCGAGGGCTATGAGTTCTTGCTTGGTCGTCCAGAGGTTATAGTAAAAGAGATAGATAGCGTAAAATGCGAGCCATACGAACATCTTGTTATCGATGCGCCAGATGATTGCACTGGAACTGTTATAGAAAAACTTGGAAAAAGAAAGGCAGAGATGACCTCGATGAGTCCTACTGGCGATGGTCAGACTCGTATTGAGTTTGAAATTCCAGCACGCGGGCTTATCGGCTTTAGAAGTCAGTTTTTAACCGACACAAAAGGCGAGGGCGTTATGAATCATAGCTTTTTAGAATTCCGCCCACTTTCAGGCACTGTTGAGCATCGTACGAATGGAGCTTTAGTCTCAATGGAAAATGGAGTTACACTAGCGTACTCTCTTTATAATCTTCAAGATCGTGGAGTTCTTTTCCTTGATCCGCAAGCAAAGGTTTATATCGGTATGATTATAGGTGAGCATAGCCGTCCAAATGATCTTGATGTAAATCCTATAAAAGGCAAAAACCTTACCAATGTCCGTGCAAGCGGTTCAGATGATGCGATCAAGCTCGTTCCACCACGCAGATTAAGTCTAGAGCGTGCTTTAGAATGGATAGAAGATGATGAACTTGTTGAAGTAACTCCTATAAATATCCGTGTTCGTAAGCGTTATCTTGATCCAACTGAGCGAAAAAGAAAGTCAAAAGCATAG